A genomic stretch from Arachis stenosperma cultivar V10309 chromosome 3, arast.V10309.gnm1.PFL2, whole genome shotgun sequence includes:
- the LOC130967361 gene encoding uncharacterized protein LOC130967361, with amino-acid sequence MKKKKVPDWLNSSLWSSPHPPPPPPPPPFFSSATVDLPIEQHTSAVSSASPSQPPSPPATVDDPPEPQRIQDSRPKNHTHTSTDATFSSSPSADDISRQAELLAELSKKVIDMRELRRLACQGLPDGAGIRSTVWKLLLGYLPPDRGLWSAELAKKRSQYKHFKDDILVNPSEITRRMYNSTSSDADDAKVESRTLLSRSEITHGEHPLSLGETSVWNQFFQDTEIIDQIDRDVKRTHPDMHFFCSESQFAKSNQEALKNILIIFAKLNPGVRYVQGMNELLAPLYYVFKNDPDEENAAFAEADSFFCFVELLSGFRDNFVKQLDNSVVGIRSTITRLSQLLKEHDEELWRHLEITCKVNPQFYAFRWITLLLTQEFNFADSLHIWDTLLSDPEGPQETLMRICCAMLILVRKRLLAGDFTSNLKLLQNYPSTNISHLLYVANKFRV; translated from the exons atgaagaagaagaaggtacCTGACTGGCTCAACAGCTCCCTCTGGTCTTCGCCCCATCCTCCTCCTCCGCCTCCGCCTCCTCCCTTCTTTTCCTCTGCTACCGTTGACCTCCCAATCGAACAACACACCTCCGCCGTATCATCCGCCTCCCCATCGCAACCACCATCCCCTCCGGCCACCGTGGATGATCCTCCCGAGCCACAGAGGATCCAAGATTCACGTCCTAAGAATCACACTCACACTTCCACTGATGCAACgttctcttcttccccttcCGCCGATGACATCTCTCGCCAGGCCGAGTTGTTGGCTGAG TTATCGAAGAAGGTGATAGATATGAGGGAATTGCGAAGGCTCGCGTGTCAAGGTCTTCCTGATGGTGCTGGGATACGTTCTACTGTCTGGAAG CTTTTGCTTGGATATCTTCCTCCAGATCGTGGGCTCTGGTCAGCTGAATTAGCAAAGAAGAGGTCCCAGTACAAACATTTTAAAGATGATATTCTCGTGAATCCT TCAGAAATCACAAGGAGGATGTACAACTCAACAAGTTCTGATGCTGATGATGCCAAAGTTGAGAGTAGAACCTTGCTCTCTAGATCAGAAATCACTCATGGGGAGCATCCATTGAGTCTTGGAGAGACCAGTGTATGGAATCAGTTCTTCCAG GATACGGAAATCATAGATCAGATTGATCGAGATGTAAAGCGCACTCACCCTGACATGCACTTTTTCTGTAGTGAGTCTCAGTTTGCAAAATCCAATCAG GAGGCTTTAAAGAACATATTAATTATCTTTGCAAAGTTAAACCCAGGTGTAAGATATGTTCAAGGGATGAATGAGCTATTGGCACCTCTCTACTATGTGTTCAAAAATGACCCTGATGAGGAAAATGCA GCCTTTGCTGAAGCGGACTCATTCTTCTGTTTTGTTGAATTATTGAGTGGCTTCCGAGATAACTTCGTTAAACAACTTGACAACAGTGTTGTCGGCATCCGTTCCACTATTACAAGATTATCCCAGCTTCTGAAAGAACATGATGAAGAGCTGTGGCGCCATCTTGAGATCACTTGTAAA GTCAATCCCCAATTCTATGCATTTAGATGGATTACTCTCCTGTTGACTCAAGAATTCAATTTTGCTGACAGCCTTCACATTTGGGACACACTTCTAAGTGATCCAGAGGGCCCACAG GAGACCCTGATGCGGATATGCTGCGCAATGCTAATTCTGGTTCGCAAGCGCCTCCTGGCGGGTGATTTCACTTCTAATCTCAAGTTGCTGCAAAATTATCCCTCAACAAACATTAGTCATTTGCTTTATGTTGCTAACAAGTTTCGTGTATAA